A single Aspergillus chevalieri M1 DNA, chromosome 3, nearly complete sequence DNA region contains:
- the SGN1 gene encoding polyadenylate-binding protein (COG:A;~EggNog:ENOG410PPMX;~InterPro:IPR000504,IPR012677,IPR035979;~PFAM:PF00076;~go_function: GO:0003676 - nucleic acid binding [Evidence IEA]) produces MATEGQEIQDVPVEETNPQQEGGGDDEEEIAAMKKRVAEMESEAAKLREMQSTLDQQTESLAENKEEIDARSVFVGNVDYGASPEEIQAHFQSCGSINRVTILLDKFTGQPKGYAYVEFAEPSLVAQALILNESVFRGRNLKVVPKRTNLPGMARGRGRGGFRGRGYGRGGFAPRGYRGGGYRGRGRGYAPY; encoded by the exons ATGGCGACGGAAGGGCAAGAGATCCAGGATGTGCCCGTGGAGGAGACGAATCCTCAGCAGGAAGGGGGTGGTGACGATGAG GAAGAAATCGCGGCGATGAAGAAGCGAGTAGCAGAAATGGAATCCGAAGCGGCAAAACTGCGCGAGATGCAGTCCACCCTCGACCAGCAAACGGAGAGCCTGGCAGAAAACAAAGAAGAGATCGATGCCCGGAGTGTTTTCGTCGGTAATGTCGATTACGGTGCTTCGCCCGAGGAGATCCAGGCGCATTTCCAAAGCTGCGGCTCGATAAACCGCGTTACAATCCTGTTGGATAAATTCACCGGTCAACCTAAAGG GTACGCCTATGTGGAATTCGCGGAGCCTAGTCTTGTGGCCCAGGCACTTATCTTGAACGAGAGTGTTTTCCGTGGTAGAAATCTGAAG GTTGTTCCCAAGCGAACAAACCTGCCCGGTATGGCTCGGGGACGTGGTCGGGGAGGCTTTCGGGGACGTGGCTATGGCCGGGGAGGCTTTGCGCCTCGTGGATACCGTGGAGGCGGCTATCGGGGTCGTGGTCGAGGCTACGCACCGTACTAA
- the rps23 gene encoding 40S ribosomal protein uS12 (COG:J;~EggNog:ENOG410PMW1;~InterPro:IPR006032,IPR012340,IPR005680;~PFAM:PF00164;~go_component: GO:0005840 - ribosome [Evidence IEA];~go_component: GO:0015935 - small ribosomal subunit [Evidence IEA];~go_function: GO:0003735 - structural constituent of ribosome [Evidence IEA];~go_process: GO:0006412 - translation [Evidence IEA]) — protein sequence MGKGQPRGLNAARKLATTRRDNRWADLHYKKRLLGTAYKSSPFGGASHAKGIVLEKVGVEAKQPNSAIRKCVKVQLIKNGKKVTAFVPNDGCLNFIDENDEVLLAGFGRKGKAKGDIPGVRFKVVKVSGVGLLALWKEKKEKPRS from the exons ATGGGTAAGGGCCAGCCTAGAGGACTCAACGCCGCGCGCAAGCTCGCGACCACCCGCCGTGACAACCGCTGGGCCGACTTGCACTACAAGAAGCGCCTTCTCGGAACCGCCTACAAGTCGTCTCCCTTCGGTGGTGCTTCTCACGCCAAGGGTATCGTCCTCGAAAAGGTCGGCGTTGAGGCCAAGCAGCCCAACTCCGCCATTCGGAAGTGTGTCAAGGTCCAGCTGATCAAGAACGGCAAGAAGGTCACCGCTTTCG TCCCCAACGACGGTTGCCTTAACTtcatcgacgagaacgacGAGGTCCTCCTTGCCGGTTTCGGTCGTAAGGGTAAGGCTAAGGGTGATATTCCCGGTGTCCGTTTCAAGGTCGTCAAGGTCTCTGGTGTCGGTCTGCTCGCCCtctggaaggagaagaaggagaagcccCGTTCGTAA
- the GCD7 gene encoding translation initiation factor eIF2B subunit beta (COG:J;~EggNog:ENOG410PIME;~InterPro:IPR000649,IPR042529,IPR037171;~PFAM:PF01008;~TransMembrane:1 (o283-302i);~go_process: GO:0044237 - cellular metabolic process [Evidence IEA]): MPSTSLALTPDLASFLKSLKTNPIDTSIDNLISLLKRRQIRHSRSCATATAYLLLRVISACRTTDAVKLIERVQNVGRRLVAAQPREMVVGNIVRRVLGLIRDEAEDDREVDFNLSEAGSESQPHTPRVPDDASDIPSARLDGSAPRTSLTSMFSLLSHPEPEPSLPGTPSSASPSGRMPGPSKDIRAEVMEGINEIIDELGQVDDQISAYALDHIHSNEIILTHTSSTTVQKFLLKAAAKRRFTVIIAESFPNNHEATHATVSGASANDEEYMNTESFQKPLIAMGITVILIPDSAVFALMSRVNKVILGTHSVLANGGLVAAAGTRVIARAAKVHQTPVTVVSGVYKLSPVYPFDFESLIEYGDASKVIGYEDGDLVDQIDVQNPLYDYVPAELVDLYITNLGGHAPSYLYRIVSDHYRKEDIHF; the protein is encoded by the exons ATGCCCTCCACGTCACTGGCCTTGACGCCCGATCTGGCATCGTTTCTCAAGTCGCTAAAGACGAATCCGATCGATACTTCCATTGACAATTTGATCTC ACTGCTCAAGCGAAGACAGATTCGTCACTCGAGATCATGCGCAACTGCTACGGCTTACCTCCTCCTTCGTGTTATCTCGGCTTGTCGGACTACAGATGCGGTCAAGTTGATCGAGCGGGTACAGAATGTGGGAAGGCGTCTCGTGGCCGCGCAGCCGCGAGAGATGGTGGTGGGCAACATTGTTCGACGGGTTTTGGGTCTGATTCGCGACGAAGCAGAGGATGACAGAGAGGTGGATTTCAACCTGAGTGAAGCTGGCTCGGAGAGTCAACCGCATACCCCTCGTGTGCCTGATG ACGCTTCGGATATTCCATCTGCTCGTCTTGATGGATCGGCCCCCAGAACTTCATTGACATCCATGTTCAGCCTCCTTTCTCACCCAGAGCCCGAACCCTCGCTCCCCGGTACCCCTTCGTCAGCCTCCCCCTCCGGCAGAATGCCTGGCCCTAGCAAGGACATCCGCGCAGAAGTTATGGAAGGAATCAATGAGATTATCGATGAGCTGGGACAAGTCGATGACCAAATCTCGGCATATGCGCTCGACCATATCCACTCCAACGAAATTATCCTCACCCATACTTCCTCGACCACCGTTCAGAAATTCCTCCTCAAGGCCGCGGCCAAGCGGCGATTTACGGTTATTATTGCCGAATCGTTCCCAAACAACCATGAGGCGACGCATGCTACCGTAAGCGGCGCTAGCGCCAATGATGAGGAATATATGAATACCGAATCCTTTCAGAAACCGCTTATCGCCATGGGGATCACCGTCATTTTGATCCCCGACTCGGCTGTCTTTGCTCTTATGTCTCGCGTCAACAAGGTCATATTGGGTACTCACTCCGTCCTCGCGAATGGTGGACTTGTCGCGGCAGCAGGCACTCGAGTCATTGCCCGTGCAGCCAAGGTGCACCAGACTCCGGTCACAGTAGTCAGTGGCGTATATAAGCTCAGCCCGGTGTACCCGTTCGACTTTGAGTCGTTGATCGAGTATGGAGACGCCAGTAAGGTGATTGGATACGAGGACGGTGATCTGGTTGATCAGATTGATGTCCAGAATCCGCTGTACGACTATGTTCCTGCGGAGTTGGTCGACCTTTACATTACCAATTT GGGCGGCCATGCGCCATCTTATCTCTACCGTATCGTGTCGGATCACTACCGCAAGGAAGACATTCACTTTTAG
- a CDS encoding NEDD4 family E3 ubiquitin-protein ligase (COG:O;~EggNog:ENOG410PH9A;~InterPro:IPR035983,IPR024928,IPR001202,IPR000569, IPR036020,IPR035892,IPR000008;~PFAM:PF00397,PF00168,PF00632;~go_function: GO:0004842 - ubiquitin-protein transferase activity [Evidence IEA];~go_function: GO:0005515 - protein binding [Evidence IEA];~go_function: GO:0061630 - ubiquitin protein ligase activity [Evidence IEA];~go_process: GO:0006511 - ubiquitin-dependent protein catabolic process [Evidence IEA]) — protein sequence MSSNLPAQPNLRLTIIAADGLYKRDVFRFPDPFAVATVGGEQTHTTSVIKKTLNPYWNEMFDLRVNEDSILAIQIFDQKKFKKKDQGFLGVINVRMGDVIDVQMGGDEMLTRDLKKSNDNLVVHGKLIINLSTNLSTPNPTQQNGRSHIPSSSSTGLVPQVTSHPAGDPSSAAASSASLNQRMSATRPSSVVVPVNGAVQNPHSQSSRTTNLSSFEDQQGRLPTGWERREDNLGRTYYVDHNTRTTTWQRPSNNYNEQTQRTQREANMQLERRAHQSRMLPEDRTGASSPNLQEHQAQTPPGGSASAVSMMATGATTAGTGELPPGWEQRSTPEGRPYFVDHNTRTTTWVDPRRQQYIRMYGQNANGNNTTIQQQPVSQLGPLPSGWEMRLTNTARVYFVDHNTKTTTWDDPRLPSSLDQGVPQYKRDFRRKLIYFRSQPALRIMSGQCHVKVRRNNIFEDSYAEIMRQSASDLKKRLMIKFDGEDGLDYGGLSREFFFLLSHEMFNPFYCLFEYSAHDNYTLQINPHSGVNPEHLNYFKFIGRVVGLAIFHRRFLDSFFIGAFYKMMLRKKVSLQDMEGVDEDLHRNLTWVLDNDIEGIIEPNFAVDDEKFGERRTIDLMPGGRDLPVTNENKGQYVELVTEWKIKKRIEEQFDAFMSGFNELIPADLVNVFDERELELLIGGIADIDVEDWKKHTDYRGYQEQDDVIQNFWKIVRTWDAEQKSRLLQFTTGTSRIPVNGFKDLQGSDGPRRFTIEKSGDPGALPKSHTCFNRLDLPPYKTHDTLEHKLSIAVEETLGFGQE from the exons ATGAGCTCCAATCTACCTGC CCAGCCGAATCTACGGCTCACAA TTATCGCGGCGGATGGGTTATACAAACGCGATGTCTTCC GGTTTCCCGATCCGTTTGCCGTGGCCACCGTCGGAGGTGAGCAAACCCACACGACGTCCGTGATCAAGAAAACGTTGAACCCATACTGGAATGAGATGTTCGACCT TCGGGTCAACGAAGACAGTATCCTTGCCATCCAGATTTTCGACCAGAAGAAGTTCAAAAAGAAGGATCAGGGTTTCCTCGGTGTCATCAATGTGCGGATGGGAGATGTGATTGATGTACAGATGGGCGGTGATG AAATGCTCACGAGGGATTTGAAAAAATCCAATGATAACCTAGTTGTGCATGGAAAGCTCATCATCAATCTCTCTACCAATCTATCTACACCAAATCCCACTCAGCAAAATGGCAGGTCACACATtccgtcctcatcatcgaCCGGGCTCGTTCCGCAGGTCACCTCACATCCTGCTGGCGATCCGTCCTCGGCGGCCGCATCGAGCGCGTCTCTGAATCAGCGTATGTCGGCCACAAGACCATCCAGCGTAGTCGTTCCGGTCAACGGAGCTGTGCAGAACCCCCACAGCCAAAGTTCTCGCACTACCAACCTCAGTTCGTTCGAAGATCAGCAAGGACGTTTACCTACCGGGTGGGAACGTCGGGAGGACAACCTGGGCCGAACCTATTATGTTGATCACAATACTCGGACGACTACCTGGCAGAGACCGTCGAATAACTATAATGAACAAACTCAGCGCACTCAACGGGAGGCCAATATGCAGCTGGAGCGTCGGGCCCATCAGAGTCGGATGTTACCGGAGGATCGGACTGGCGCGAGTTCCCCGAacttgcaggagcaccagGCTCAGACCCCACCGGGCGGCAGTGCTAGCGCTGTCTCCATGATGGCTACGGGCGCCACCACTGCAGGCACTGGTGAGCTTCCGCCGGGATGGGAACAACGGTCGACACCCGAAGGACGGCCCTATTTTGTTGACCATAATACTCGGACCACGACATGGGTTGATCCCCGACGACAGCAATACATTCGCATGTACGGACAGAATGCAAATGGCAACAACACCACGattcagcagcagccagTGTCCCAATTGGGGCCGTTGCCGAGTGGCTGGGAAATGCGTCTGACCAACACGGCTCGTGTCTACTTCGTGGACCACAACACCAAGACGACCACATGGGACgatcctcgtcttccatcGTCCTTGGATCAGGGTGTTCCTCAGTACAAGCGGGACTTCCGACGCAAGCTGATCTACTTCCGCTCGCAGCCCGCTCTGCGCATCATGTCCGGCCAGTGCCATGTTAAGGTGCGCCGGAACAACATCTTTGAGGACTCGTATGCCGAAATCATGCGGCAAAGTGCCTCTGATCTCAAGAAACGTTTGATGATCAAGTTCGATGGTGAAGATGGACTGGACTATGGTGGTCTTTCTCG TgaattcttcttccttctttcccATGAAATGTTTAACCCTTTCTACTGTCTTTTCGAATACTCCGCCCATGATAATTATACCCTGCAGATCAACCCTCACTCCGGCGTGAACCCAGAGCATTTGAACTACTTCAAGTTCATTGGCCGCGTTGTAGGTCTGGCTATCTTCCACCGTCGTTTCCTTGATTCGTTCTTCATCGGCGCGTTCTACAAGATGATGCTCCGAAAGAAGGTGTCGCTTCAGGATATGGAGGGTGTTGATGAGGACTTGCACCGCAACTTGACATGGGTTCT GGACAATGATATCGAGGGCATCATTGAACCTAACTTTGCCGTTGATGATGAGAAATTCGGAGAACGTCGGACTATTGATCTGATGCCGGGTGGTCGGGACCTTCCCGTCACTAACGAGAACAAGGGCCAATATGTTGA GTTGGTTACGGAATGGAAGATCAAGAAGCGTATTGAAGAGCAATTCGATGCATTTATGTCCGGTTTCAACGAACTCATCCCGGCCGACTTGGTCAACGTGTTTGATGAACGCGAACTGGAGCTGCTTATTGGTGGTATTGCGGATATTGATGTGGAGGACTGGAAGAAGCACACGGACTACCGTGGCTACCAGGAACAGGATGATGTTATCCAGAACTTCTGGAAGATCGTTCGCACCTGGGATGCGGAGCAGAAGTCTCGTCTCCTTCAATTCACCACCGGTACCTCGCGTATTCCGGTCAATGGTTTCAAGGATCTTCAAGGCTCTGATGGACCCCGACGGTTTACGATTGAAAAGTCGGGTGATCCCGGTGCATTGCCCAAGTCGCATACCTG CTTCAACCGACTGGATCTTCCTCCATATAAGACGCATGATACTCTTGAGCATAAGCTGTCTATTGCCGTGGAGGAAACGTTGGGATTCGGTCAGGAGTAA
- the nemA gene encoding Nem1-Spo7 phosphatase catalytic subunit NEM1 (BUSCO:EOG09263F3I;~COG:K;~EggNog:ENOG410PFK9;~InterPro:IPR036412,IPR011948,IPR023214,IPR004274;~PFAM:PF03031;~go_function: GO:0016791 - phosphatase activity [Evidence IEA]) yields MNSLNILSSRVIGQSSNSNRIRQRSRSQGDNVPPSKSPPDDVGKHRSYSDDEVSSNNALEKQDGDISESTEDIADTVGGPVLNEKSPLLLREIKNDGPLATRSSLELIAQRIFDAITETIKFILSTLAAPGVFAAQCFREDDGHYSPMAPVRKLRRSIARGSHRKGTSKGGSRQGEARNRRSTRKSKSHIPRESIASSTSESEGSVVKGLTSGGKSRTSNKAKISSSGQTSDAPRRSIRIKLHNEEALQRQRQRRSQSADLRQSSHDDTSRSRTVSLDSIKSPTSPSSSVHRITKYPHAPAPPRPLIPPRLPSYTAAPRNAKIPQKTLVLDLDETLIHSLAKGGRMSSGHMVEVKLSTPMTTALTPGGPPTMLGPQHPILYYVHKRPHCDDFLRKVCKWFNLVVFTASVQEYADPVIDWLEQERKYFQARYYRQHCTFRNGAYIKDLSAVEPDLSKVMILDNSPMSYIFHEDNAIPIEGWINDPTDNGLLHLIPMLEALQYVTDVRALLALRRGEAEA; encoded by the exons ATGAACTCGCTGAATATCCTTTCGTCTCGAGTCATTGGCCAGTCTTCCAATTCGAATCGCATCCGTCAACGTTCCCGTTCGCAAGGAGACAACGTTCCACCATCCAAGAGTCCGCCGGACGATGTCGGAAAGCACCGGTCCTACAGCGACGACGAGGTTTCTTCGAATAACGCTCTAGAAAAGCAGGATGGTGATATATCCGAATCGACTGAGGACATAGCCGATACTGTTGGGGGTCCTGTATTAAACGAGAAGTCGCCGTTACTGCTACGCGAAATTAAGAATGACGGTCCATTGGCTACAAGAAGCTCTCTGGAATTGATTGCTCAGCGGATATTCGATGCGATCACGGAAACCATCAAGTTTATTCTATCTACATTGGCGGCCCCGGGAGTGTTTGCGGCGCAATGCTTCCGAGAGGATGACGGACACTATTCCCCCATGGCTCCGGTGCGAAAGCTCCGACGATCTATCGCAAGAGGTTCGCATAGAAAAGGAACGAGTAAAGGCGGAAGCAGGCAAGGAGAAGCGCGCAACCGTCGCAGTACACGAAAATCCAAGAGCCATATCCCACGAGAGTCGATCGCGTCGAGTACATCTGAATCGGAAGGGAGCGTTGTGAAGGGTCTCACTTCGGGCGGTAAGAGTCGAACGTCTAACAAAGCGAAGATTTCGAGTTCAGGCCAGACTTCAGATGCCCCCCGTCGTTCAATTCGGATCAAATTGCACAACGAAGAAGCCCTGCAGCGGCAAAGACAACGTCGGAGCCAGAGCGCCGATCTGCGGCAGTCATCGCATGATGACACTTCCCGGTCAAGGACCGTCAGTCTGGATAGTATCAAGTCGCCCACATCTCCATCATCGTCTGTTCATCGCATCACCAAGTACCCGCATGCTCCGGCTCCCCCACGACCGTTGATTCCTCCACGTCTGCCTTCGTACACTGCGGCTCCGCGCAATGCCAAGATTCCGCAAAAGACGCTTGTTCTAGACCTTGATGAAACCCTCATACACTCACTGGCGAAAGGCGGCCGCATGTCGAGTGGTCACATGGTTGAAGTCAAACTGTCAACACCCATGACCACCGCACTCACGCCAGGCGGACCGCCCACGATGCTAGGACCGCAGCACCCGATTCTCTACTACGTTCACAAGCGACCTCATTGTGATGACTTTTTACGCAAGGTCTGCAAGTGGTTCAATCTGGTGGTCTTCACGGCCAGTGTCCAGGAGTACGCCGATCCGGTCATTGACTGGCTGGAACAAGAGCGGAAGTATTTCCAGGCGCGGTATTACCGTCAGCATTGTACGTTTCGAAACGGGGCGTATATCAAAGATCTGAGCGCAGTGGAGCCGGACTTGAGTAAGGTGATGATCTTGGATAACAGCCCTATGAGCTATATTTTTCACGAGG ATAACGCCATTCCAATCGAAGGTTGGATCAACGATCCAACAGATAACGGCCTACTTCACCTGATCCCGATGCTAGAAGCGCTGCAATACGTGACCGACGTCCGCGCCCTTCTTGCATTGCGCAGAGGGGAAGCAGAAGCATGA
- a CDS encoding alanine--glyoxylate transaminase (COG:E;~EggNog:ENOG410PGH0;~InterPro:IPR015424,IPR000192,IPR020578,IPR015421, IPR015422;~PFAM:PF00266;~go_function: GO:0003824 - catalytic activity [Evidence IEA]): protein MPDSRQRLSLIARHLSDPEAELNAPFSTERFQKPLLPPLITSYNPQQSSTTTTTSSSTSPSSAANMSTQAPHPTLLIPGPIEFDDAVLHSMGHYAESHTAPGFVKTFGETLTLVRKLFQSSNPAAQPFVVSGSGTLGWDLVASNLIERGENALVLHTGYFADSFAACLETYGANATQLKAPIGDRPSFEQIEQALKEKTYKLLTITHVDTSTGVLSDVKGVTELVRRVSPDTLVVVDGVCSVGCEEIAFDAWDIDVVLTASQKAIGCPPGLSIVMTSPRAVDRFRNRQTPPASYYASMANWMPVMQNYENLKPSYFATPSTQLVHALHTTLTQITSRPLSERFAAHTQASDRVKAAVAELGLSQLAPKPENQAHGMTAIYLPEGLLPTDVLPLLLKRGVIFAAGLHKEIATKYIRFGHMGVSVTDPNRNHIDSAIAALKEAVSEAKQAKGL, encoded by the exons ATGCCCGACAGTCGCCAACGCCTGAGTTTGATCGCAAGGCACCTGTCGGATCCGGAGGCCGAACTGAATGCTCCGTTTTCGACCGAGAGATTCCAGAAGCCCCTCCTTCCACCGCTCATAACTTCTTATAACCCACAACAATCTTCTACGACAACCACTACTTCTTCCTCtacatcaccatcatcagcTGCCAATATGTCTACTCAAGCCCCTCACCCCACTCTCCTCATCCCCGGTCCCATCGAGTTCGACGATGCGGTCCTCCACTCCATGGGCCACTATGC TGAGTCCCACACAGCTCCCGGCTTTGTCAAGACCTTCGGAGAGACCTTGACTCTCGTTCGCAAACTTTTCCAGTCCTCCAACCCCGCCGCTCAGCCCTTCGTCGTTTCCGGCAGTGGTACCCTCGGCTGGGACCTGGTCGCCTCGAACCTGATCGAACGGGGTGAGAACGCGCTCGTCCTGCACACCGGTTACTTCGCCGACTCGTTCGCTGCTTGCTTGGAAACCTACGGCGCCAACGCCACCCAGCTCAAGGCTCCCATCGGAGACCGTCCCTCGTTCGAGCAGATCGAGCAAGCCCTCAAGGAGAAGACCTACAAGCTCCTCACCATCACCCACGTTGACACCTCCACCGGTGTCCTCAGCGACGTCAAGGGTGTCACCGAGCTCGTCCGCCGCGTTAGCCCCGACACCCTCGTTGTCGTTGACGGTGTCTGCTCCGTCGGCTGCGAGGAGATTGCCTTCGACGCCTGGGACATCGACGTTGTCCTGACCGCCAGCCAGAAGGCCATTGGCTGCCCGCCCGGTCTCAGCATCGTCATGACCTCGCCCCGCGCCGTCGACCGCTTCCGCAACCGCCAGACCCCTCCGGCTTCCTACTACGCCTCCATGGCCAACTGGATGCCCGTCATGCAGAACTACGAGAACCTCAAGCCCTCGTACTTCGCTACCCCCTCCACCCAGCTCGTCCACGCCCTCCACACCACCCTAACCCAGATCACCTCGCGTCCGCTGTCGGAGCGCTTCGCCGCTCACACCCAGGCCTCGGACCGCGTCAAGGCCGCCGTCGCCGAGCTGGGTCTGTCGCAGCTTGCTCCTAAGCCTGAGAACCAGGCTCACGGCATGACTGCCATCTACCTGCCCGAGGGTCTCTTGCCCACCGATGTGCTGCCTCTGCTGTTGAAGCGCGGCGTCATCTTCGCAGCCGGTCTTCACAAGGAGATTGCCACCAAGTACATCCGTTTCGGTCACATGGGTGTCAGTGTCACTGACCCCAACCGCAACCACATTGACTCGGCTATTGCTGCTCTCAAGGAGGCTGTCTCGGAGGCTAAGCAGGCCAAGGGTCTGTAA
- a CDS encoding DUF5315 domain-containing protein (COG:S;~EggNog:ENOG410PN9C;~PFAM:PF17242), with the protein MASTSKDSPHHLRKISSQRLPPPSLFQGPPSHNASNLSLPQPPSNVGSRGASQPPPSQRSRTPRAHDSFSTQSHSLSPFRSRAQSKGEVDSSDAIWQEMQSALSEVELSAVTREHVFGEKHSEALEDLRRKQLTLAQAWARSEADEVVDTPERRPSLQENPNVTAEDINHRNLDEETERDILLARERREANDRYFDRVNNGVLDVVAKLEEVAQAMRAVERESKDIWSDTDSMTTTTTAPSTTNAG; encoded by the coding sequence ATGGCCAGCACATCCAAAGACAGCCCTCACCATTTAAGGAAGATCAGCTCTCAGCGCCTCCCACCGCCATCGCTATTCCAAGGACCCCCTTCTCATAATGCATCCAATCTATCACTTCCTCAGCCTCCATCCAATGTAGGATCTCGAGGTGCCAGCCAGCCTCCGCCGTCGCAGCGCAGTCGCACTCCTCGTGCTCATGATTCTTTTAGCACCCAAAGTCATTCGCTATCGCCGTTTCGCTCGCGCGCGCAGTCTAAGGGCGAAGTGGATAGCTCTGATGCGATCTGGCAGGAAATGCAAAGTGCCCTCTCCGAGGTTGAATTAAGCGCCGTGACTCGAGAGCATGTTTTTGGGGAAAAGCACTCAGAGGCATTGGAAGATCTGCGACGCAAACAGCTGACGCTTGCGCAGGCATGGGCTCGGAGCGAGGCGGACGAAGTGGTCGACACGCCGGAGCGCCGTCCATCGTTGCAAGAGAACCCGAATGTCACAGCAGAGGATATTAATCATCGGAATCTGGATGAGGAAACTGAACGCGACATCCTCCTGGCGCGCGAGAGGCGTGAGGCGAACGACCGGTACTTTGATCGGGTGAATAATGGTGTGTTGGATGTGGTGGCCAAACTCGAAGAAGTTGCTCAGGCTATGCGTGCTGTGGAGAGGGAGAGCAAGGATATTTGGAGCGACACTGACAGCATGACTACTACTACCACGGCACCATCTACCACCAATGCGGGGTGA
- the VPS29 gene encoding vacuolar protein sorting-associated protein 29 (BUSCO:EOG092640ZF;~COG:U;~EggNog:ENOG410PJ94;~InterPro:IPR000979,IPR028661,IPR029052,IPR024654;~PFAM:PF12850;~go_component: GO:0030904 - retromer complex [Evidence IEA];~go_process: GO:0042147 - retrograde transport, endosome to Golgi [Evidence IEA]) yields the protein MASRLVLVIGDLFIPDRAPDLPAKFRKLLTPGKIGQILCLGNLTDRDTFEFLRGVAPDLQLVKGDFDVDSPNLPLSKVVTHGSLRIGFTHGHTIIPSGDADALLIAARQMDVDILLWGGTHRFEAFEMEGRFFVNPGSATGAMSTGYWPEGEDPTPSFCLMDVQGDVLVLYVYQLKTDANGAETVAVEKVSFRKNALPAS from the exons ATGGCCTCCCGTCTGGTCCTGGTCATCGGTGACCTTTTCATCCCTGACAGAGCTCCT GATCTCCCTGCTAAG TTCCGGAAACTATTGACGCCAGGCAAGATCGGCCAGATCCTCTGTTTGGGTAACCTGACGGACCGCGATACCTTCGAGTTCCTCCGCGGAGTCGCCCCCGATTTACAACTAGTCAAAGGTGATTTCGACGTCGATTCGCCCAATCTACCTCTCTCTAAGGTCGTTACCCACGGTAGTCTCCGGATCGGTTTCACGCATGGCCACACCATTATTCCCTCGGGGGATGCAGACGCTCTACTCATCGCCGCTCGTCAGATGGATGTCGATATCTTGCTGTGGGGAGGTACACATCGGTTTGAGGCGTTTGAAATGGAAGGTCGCTTCTTCGTGAATCCCGGAAGTGCCACCGGAGCCATGAGCACCGGGTACTGGCCTGAGGGAGAGGACCCTACACCCAGTTTCTGCTTGATGGAT GTCCAAGGTGATGTGCTCGTGCTTTATGTCTACCAACTCAAGACGGATGCCAACGGAGCCGAAACTGTTGCGGTCGAGAAGGTGTCTTTCCGTAAAAATGCCCTTCCCGCTTCATGA